The Echinicola rosea genome has a segment encoding these proteins:
- the thiH gene encoding 2-iminoacetate synthase ThiH, with protein sequence MNDFRDLLSQYPPEKVHQALAHVTPARVEQALAKKERDLEDFLALVSPAAAPYLEGMAQKSRQLTLQRFGNNMQLFAPLYLSNECQNICTYCGFSLDNKIPRKTLSDKEIMKEVEVLKGMGFEHILIVTGEANRTVGVDYLEHAIQLIKPHFANVSMEVQPLDQDEYERLIRSGLHSVLVYQETYYRETYKIHHPKGKKSNFDYRLETPDRLGKAGIHKVGIGALIGLEDWRVDSFYTAMHLRYLEKKYWQTKYAISFPRLRPFSGGQEPKVAMNDKELVQLICAYRLLDPDVELSLSTRETEHFRNHVIKLGITSMSAGSKTNPGGYAAGKESLEQFEISDERSPEKIAGLLKSQGYQPVWKDWDPALQNTFR encoded by the coding sequence ATGAATGATTTTAGAGACCTATTATCCCAATATCCACCAGAAAAAGTCCATCAAGCGTTGGCGCATGTTACACCGGCCAGGGTAGAGCAGGCCCTGGCTAAAAAGGAGAGAGACCTCGAAGACTTTTTGGCGCTGGTTTCCCCTGCTGCAGCGCCCTATCTGGAAGGCATGGCGCAGAAAAGCCGCCAATTGACACTGCAGCGGTTTGGTAATAATATGCAGCTTTTTGCCCCCCTTTACCTTTCCAATGAATGTCAGAACATCTGTACGTATTGTGGGTTTAGCTTGGACAATAAGATCCCAAGAAAGACGCTTTCTGACAAGGAAATCATGAAGGAAGTCGAAGTCCTTAAAGGAATGGGCTTTGAGCATATTCTCATCGTGACGGGTGAAGCTAACAGAACGGTAGGTGTGGATTACCTCGAACATGCCATCCAGCTGATCAAACCTCATTTTGCCAATGTCAGCATGGAAGTGCAGCCTCTTGATCAAGATGAATACGAGCGATTGATAAGAAGTGGCCTTCACAGTGTTTTGGTCTATCAGGAAACCTATTACCGTGAGACTTACAAGATCCATCATCCCAAAGGTAAAAAGTCGAACTTTGACTATCGACTTGAAACACCGGACAGGCTTGGCAAAGCCGGTATCCATAAGGTGGGAATTGGTGCTTTGATCGGGCTGGAGGACTGGCGGGTAGATAGTTTTTACACCGCAATGCATTTACGCTATTTGGAAAAGAAATATTGGCAAACGAAATATGCGATTTCTTTTCCACGGCTGCGGCCCTTTTCAGGTGGACAGGAGCCCAAGGTGGCCATGAACGACAAAGAACTCGTGCAACTGATCTGCGCATATAGATTGCTGGACCCAGATGTAGAGCTTTCCTTATCCACCCGCGAAACAGAACATTTCAGAAACCATGTGATCAAACTGGGCATCACTTCCATGAGTGCAGGATCCAAAACAAACCCTGGAGGTTATGCTGCTGGCAAGGAATCCTTGGAGCAATTTGAGATCTCGGATGAGCGTAGTCCTGAGAAAATTGCAGGTCTATTGAAAAGCCAAGGTTACCAACCGGTTTGGAAGGACTGGGATCCTGCTTTACAAAATACTTTTAGGTGA
- a CDS encoding response regulator transcription factor, with the protein MKILAIEDEKELLKAIKNSLEKEQYVVETAEEYHEALDKLFVYDYDCILLDIMLPNGSGLEILEELKKAGKSGNVIIVSAKDSLDDKLRGLGLGADDYLTKPFHLAELNARVKAVLRRKQLDGKNTVEFGNAVLDLGNRELRIGGELVVLNRKEFDILNYFMLNKNRLVSKTALAEHVWGDHTDQADNFDFIYYQIKNLRKKLQEAQANLEIQAVYGVGYKLGES; encoded by the coding sequence GTGAAAATCTTAGCAATAGAAGACGAAAAGGAACTCCTAAAAGCGATTAAAAACTCGCTTGAAAAGGAACAGTATGTCGTGGAAACAGCGGAGGAATATCATGAGGCGCTGGATAAGCTTTTTGTTTACGACTATGACTGCATTTTATTGGACATCATGCTGCCAAACGGTAGTGGATTGGAAATATTGGAAGAGCTTAAAAAAGCAGGCAAAAGTGGAAATGTTATCATTGTTTCTGCAAAGGATTCCCTGGACGATAAACTGAGAGGCTTAGGCCTAGGGGCGGATGACTATCTTACCAAGCCATTCCATCTGGCAGAGCTGAATGCTCGCGTCAAGGCCGTATTGCGCCGGAAGCAATTGGACGGAAAAAACACCGTCGAATTTGGCAATGCGGTGCTGGATTTGGGCAACCGAGAGCTGCGGATTGGCGGAGAGCTGGTGGTACTAAACCGTAAGGAATTTGATATCCTAAATTACTTTATGCTCAATAAAAATCGGCTGGTAAGCAAAACAGCCCTTGCTGAACATGTCTGGGGAGATCATACCGACCAGGCGGATAATTTTGATTTCATCTATTACCAGATCAAAAACCTCCGGAAAAAACTGCAGGAGGCTCAGGCCAATTTGGAAATACAAGCGGTGTACGGAGTAGGCTATAAGCTTGGTGAATCATAA
- a CDS encoding group III truncated hemoglobin yields the protein MTKQDISNREDVEKLVHTFYGQVRQHPNLGPIFNGIVTNWPEHLEKLSDFWEMILLNSGPGRNKFNPLKAHKEVDQKTGQGLSQVHFGNWLELWFTTLDMLFEGKVADHAKEHARNMASILFLRIYEARDR from the coding sequence ATGACAAAGCAGGATATTAGCAATCGGGAAGATGTAGAAAAACTGGTGCATACATTTTATGGACAGGTAAGGCAGCATCCCAATTTAGGGCCTATTTTTAATGGTATTGTAACCAACTGGCCCGAACACTTGGAAAAATTATCGGATTTTTGGGAAATGATCCTGTTAAATTCAGGCCCGGGCAGGAATAAATTCAATCCACTGAAGGCACACAAAGAAGTGGATCAGAAAACAGGGCAGGGGCTTAGCCAAGTACATTTTGGTAATTGGCTGGAATTGTGGTTTACTACCTTGGATATGTTATTTGAGGGAAAAGTAGCTGACCATGCAAAAGAACATGCTAGAAACATGGCCAGTATCCTGTTTTTGAGGATTTATGAAGCGCGGGACCGCTAG
- a CDS encoding thiazole synthase, whose amino-acid sequence MLTIANKTFTSRLFTGTGKFPTYQSMQDALEASGSELVTVALRRVDVKDKDDDMLAHLSHSRINLLPNTSGVRTAKEAVFAAQLAREALGTNWVKLEIHPDPRYLMPDPIETLSATEALVKEGFVVLPYIHADPVLCKRLEDAGASAVMPLGSPIGSNNGLRTLDFLKIIIEQSNVPVVVDAGLGVPSHAAQAMEIGADAVLVNTAIAVAQNPVEMGKAFKMAVEAGRMAFECGQGTVSEQANASSPLTEFLSYE is encoded by the coding sequence ATGTTGACTATCGCCAATAAAACATTTACTTCTCGGCTCTTCACAGGAACCGGTAAATTCCCAACCTACCAATCCATGCAGGACGCCTTGGAGGCATCTGGGTCCGAACTGGTAACGGTGGCACTAAGAAGGGTAGATGTCAAAGATAAAGACGATGATATGTTGGCGCACTTGTCCCATTCGCGCATCAATTTACTTCCGAATACTTCAGGTGTGCGGACCGCTAAAGAAGCCGTATTTGCTGCGCAACTGGCCCGAGAGGCATTAGGGACCAATTGGGTGAAGTTGGAGATTCACCCCGATCCCCGGTACTTGATGCCTGATCCAATAGAAACCCTTAGTGCTACCGAGGCATTGGTGAAGGAAGGTTTTGTGGTATTGCCCTATATCCACGCTGATCCTGTCCTGTGCAAACGACTGGAAGACGCTGGAGCATCCGCAGTAATGCCACTTGGATCGCCCATCGGCAGCAATAATGGGCTCAGGACCCTAGACTTTCTGAAGATCATCATCGAGCAGAGCAATGTGCCGGTGGTGGTAGATGCAGGGTTGGGCGTACCATCGCATGCTGCCCAGGCCATGGAGATAGGGGCCGATGCGGTATTGGTAAATACGGCCATTGCGGTAGCCCAAAATCCCGTGGAGATGGGAAAGGCTTTTAAAATGGCCGTCGAGGCAGGTAGAATGGCATTTGAATGTGGCCAAGGTACCGTCAGTGAGCAAGCAAATGCAAGTAGTCCATTAACTGAATTCTTGTCATATGAATGA
- a CDS encoding PepSY-like domain-containing protein, translating into MKKHILLFIVVGAFTATLTNAQDIVQKQVPSVILNKFHSDFPAAKDMEWEMKGTQYQVEFETGWWTEHEVWYSAEGEQVKHEEEITTKDLPNAVKSTVSKQFEGYTIDDAKKITENKKSIYLLDLDSQRQDWEVVIDPSGKVVSQRAD; encoded by the coding sequence ATGAAAAAGCACATCTTATTATTTATCGTAGTTGGGGCATTTACCGCTACCTTGACCAATGCTCAGGACATTGTCCAAAAACAAGTTCCTTCTGTAATCCTGAACAAATTCCACAGCGATTTCCCTGCTGCCAAGGACATGGAATGGGAAATGAAAGGCACACAGTACCAAGTGGAATTTGAAACAGGCTGGTGGACAGAGCATGAGGTTTGGTATTCTGCTGAAGGAGAACAAGTGAAGCATGAGGAAGAAATCACTACCAAAGATCTTCCCAATGCCGTAAAAAGCACTGTTTCCAAGCAATTTGAAGGCTATACTATCGATGATGCCAAAAAGATTACAGAGAATAAAAAAAGCATTTACCTGCTGGATTTGGATAGCCAGCGACAAGACTGGGAGGTGGTGATCGACCCAAGTGGCAAAGTAGTCAGTCAAAGAGCCGATTAA
- a CDS encoding OsmC family protein, with amino-acid sequence MKFSRNASANWKGSGKEGKGTVSTETNVLDKTPYSFTSRFEDEKGTNPEELLGAAHAGCFSMKLSFVLNEMGFTAENIDTSAKVTMEDGKITNVHLDLSAKVPDISSDDFQKAAKDAKENCPVSALFNTEITMDAKLG; translated from the coding sequence ATGAAATTTTCAAGAAATGCATCAGCCAACTGGAAAGGCAGTGGAAAAGAAGGTAAAGGTACGGTCAGCACCGAAACGAATGTTTTGGACAAGACCCCATACTCCTTCACGTCACGCTTTGAAGATGAGAAAGGTACTAACCCTGAAGAACTGTTGGGTGCTGCCCATGCAGGATGTTTTTCGATGAAGCTAAGTTTTGTGCTCAACGAAATGGGCTTTACTGCAGAAAACATTGACACTTCGGCCAAAGTCACTATGGAAGACGGAAAGATCACCAATGTCCATTTGGATCTTAGCGCAAAAGTTCCAGACATCAGCTCGGATGATTTCCAGAAAGCTGCTAAAGACGCCAAGGAAAATTGCCCTGTTTCCGCTCTTTTCAATACGGAAATTACCATGGATGCCAAATTGGGATAA
- a CDS encoding sensor histidine kinase: MKLLNQSLAYLSISILLIVSIWSVVFYANMLDEIYDSIDDGLANYKLLIINKAAEDSTIFSKNEFGESNYALWPIDKSEAIQVKDSYKDTLMYMLDEDDKEPVRMLTTAFEHEGQYYKLEVISSMVEEDDLIEDMFWAIFWLYLLLIISILLINNIVLKKVWRPFYDFLEQIKNFRVNKDSPLPTMKTRTKEFLELKHSCDQLINHTLDAYADQKQFTENAAHELQTPLAIIINKLELLVEKNSMENSDAEMMAELLQITSRMTQLNKSLLLLSKIENKQFFDNQAISFNELVEQTMIDFEDFASFKEVLVKMEASQEVTVTMNRMLASTLINNLIKNAIIHNQAGGEVIIQLQQGKLIIQNTANNGSLDAKRIFKRFYKNGQSQQNTGLGLSIVEAICKLYGFGVSYQYIEGKHSFCVELEV; the protein is encoded by the coding sequence ATGAAATTACTGAACCAGTCGCTCGCCTATCTTTCCATTTCCATTTTGCTGATTGTCAGCATCTGGTCGGTGGTTTTTTATGCCAATATGCTGGATGAGATTTATGACAGCATTGACGATGGGTTGGCCAACTATAAGCTACTGATCATCAATAAAGCCGCGGAAGACAGTACTATATTTTCAAAAAATGAATTTGGCGAAAGTAATTATGCCCTATGGCCCATCGATAAAAGCGAGGCAATACAGGTAAAAGACAGCTATAAAGATACGCTGATGTACATGCTTGATGAAGACGACAAGGAGCCGGTAAGGATGTTGACCACGGCCTTTGAGCATGAAGGGCAATATTACAAATTGGAGGTGATTTCTTCCATGGTCGAAGAAGATGACCTTATCGAGGATATGTTTTGGGCGATTTTTTGGCTTTATCTATTGCTGATCATCAGTATTTTACTCATCAATAATATCGTCCTTAAGAAAGTATGGAGGCCGTTTTACGATTTTTTGGAACAGATCAAGAACTTTCGAGTCAATAAAGACTCGCCACTTCCGACGATGAAAACCCGGACCAAGGAATTTCTAGAACTGAAGCATTCTTGTGATCAGCTGATCAACCATACGTTGGATGCTTATGCCGACCAAAAGCAATTCACCGAAAATGCCGCACACGAGCTGCAAACACCGCTTGCTATCATCATCAATAAGCTTGAGTTACTGGTGGAAAAAAACAGTATGGAGAACTCCGATGCAGAAATGATGGCTGAATTGTTACAGATTACCTCACGAATGACACAGCTAAACAAATCACTTTTACTGCTGAGCAAGATCGAAAACAAGCAATTTTTTGACAACCAAGCAATATCCTTTAACGAGTTGGTCGAGCAAACCATGATCGACTTTGAGGATTTTGCTTCCTTCAAAGAGGTGCTGGTCAAAATGGAAGCAAGTCAAGAAGTAACCGTTACCATGAACAGGATGCTGGCCAGTACTTTGATCAATAACCTGATCAAAAATGCCATCATCCACAACCAAGCAGGAGGAGAGGTCATTATTCAGCTACAGCAGGGGAAATTAATCATCCAGAACACGGCCAACAATGGATCACTGGATGCCAAACGCATTTTTAAACGCTTCTACAAAAATGGCCAGAGTCAGCAAAATACTGGATTAGGGCTATCCATCGTAGAAGCGATTTGCAAACTTTATGGCTTTGGTGTGAGCTACCAGTATATCGAAGGGAAGCATAGCTTTTGTGTTGAACTTGAGGTGTAG
- a CDS encoding thiamine phosphate synthase — translation MKLIAISSPEKEKEEIKTMVQLLDHGLYRLHIRKPGWSEGQMEDLLARIPAGYYPKISLHEHHSLADRYALGGIHFKGDYPVLQREGMTSKSFHRLEALEDMANRTLSYAFISPVFDSISKPGYHQGFPPHKLRAWTTAHKHNLPFQLFALGGVTPGRLPFLHAAGFDGAAIIGGIWSGKNTAERLKRFLNYKNNP, via the coding sequence ATGAAGCTGATCGCAATCAGTTCTCCGGAAAAAGAAAAAGAGGAAATCAAAACCATGGTCCAGCTTTTGGATCATGGTCTTTACCGCTTGCACATACGAAAGCCGGGATGGTCAGAAGGGCAGATGGAGGATTTATTGGCACGAATACCTGCTGGCTATTATCCGAAAATTTCCCTTCATGAGCATCACTCGCTGGCAGATAGGTATGCATTGGGTGGAATTCACTTCAAGGGCGACTATCCTGTGCTCCAGCGGGAGGGCATGACCAGTAAGTCATTTCATCGACTGGAGGCTTTGGAGGACATGGCCAATAGAACCTTAAGCTATGCTTTTATCAGCCCTGTTTTTGATAGTATTTCCAAACCCGGCTATCACCAAGGCTTTCCCCCTCATAAGCTGCGTGCATGGACAACTGCCCACAAGCATAATCTGCCTTTTCAATTATTTGCCTTAGGTGGAGTGACACCTGGAAGATTGCCCTTTCTTCACGCCGCAGGTTTTGACGGGGCAGCGATTATCGGAGGAATATGGAGCGGAAAAAATACTGCGGAGCGATTAAAAAGGTTCTTGAACTATAAAAATAACCCCTGA
- a CDS encoding thiamine phosphate synthase: MSKISSLHYITPNLDHPKDYLDAIHSYCEAGGKWVQLRMKAFPKAVILRTAFGAKEICDEFGCSLIINDHPEIAHKSGAFGVHVGKKDKAVQDIRERYGSRLVIGATANTLEDILAVANDADYIGLGPFRFTSTKKDLSPTLGITGYQSIIPKVKNVYPALPIIGIGGIVTEDFPSLKASGLSGVAVSGLLHQSNHPQELIKEIQNTFDYVDYRQ, translated from the coding sequence ATGAGCAAAATAAGTTCGCTACATTATATCACGCCAAATCTTGACCATCCCAAAGACTATTTGGATGCTATTCATTCCTATTGCGAAGCAGGAGGAAAATGGGTACAACTGAGAATGAAGGCATTTCCGAAGGCGGTCATTCTCCGAACGGCATTTGGTGCCAAGGAAATTTGCGATGAATTTGGATGTTCCCTGATCATCAATGACCATCCAGAGATTGCCCATAAATCCGGTGCATTTGGTGTCCATGTAGGCAAAAAAGATAAAGCTGTTCAAGACATCAGGGAGCGGTATGGTAGCCGGTTGGTAATTGGTGCGACTGCTAATACCCTGGAAGATATCCTTGCCGTTGCCAATGATGCCGACTATATCGGGCTGGGGCCGTTTCGTTTTACCAGCACCAAAAAAGATTTAAGTCCAACACTGGGAATAACTGGTTATCAAAGCATTATACCAAAGGTAAAAAACGTATATCCAGCCCTTCCAATCATTGGCATTGGGGGAATCGTTACGGAAGATTTCCCGTCACTAAAAGCAAGCGGTTTAAGTGGTGTAGCCGTCAGCGGACTGCTTCATCAAAGTAACCATCCACAAGAACTCATTAAAGAAATCCAAAATACATTCGATTATGTTGACTATCGCCAATAA
- a CDS encoding aldo/keto reductase, which yields MNSLTFSNGDKMPILGLGTWQSKPGEVYEAVLKAIDVGYRHFDCAYIYKNEKEIGDAFAKAFADGTIEREDIWVTSKLWNDSHKKEHVQLALENTLKDLQLDYLDLYLVHWPLALKHGVDFPDAKGDFESLDNIPLSETWNAMEGLLDTGKVKHIGVSNFKIKKLKEILVNAKVKPEVNQIEMHPFLPQQGLVDYCQREEILLTAYAPLGAAYRTKGQGGVDLPILLEHEAVKSIASKLNATPAQVVLTWNMQRGISVIPKSVTPSRIEENFKSSVLTLSQEEMDKLNQLEGPYRFTDGKLWTAHNSPYEYSDFWEEYS from the coding sequence ATGAATTCACTAACTTTTAGTAACGGCGATAAAATGCCCATATTAGGCTTGGGCACTTGGCAATCCAAACCAGGAGAAGTATATGAGGCAGTGTTAAAAGCCATTGATGTAGGATATCGTCATTTTGACTGTGCATACATTTACAAAAACGAGAAGGAAATAGGAGATGCCTTTGCCAAAGCTTTCGCGGACGGCACAATAGAAAGAGAGGATATTTGGGTGACTTCGAAGCTTTGGAATGATTCACATAAGAAGGAACATGTCCAACTTGCTCTGGAAAATACGCTTAAAGACCTCCAGTTAGATTACCTGGATTTGTATTTGGTACATTGGCCACTGGCTCTGAAGCATGGGGTGGATTTCCCTGACGCTAAGGGAGATTTCGAAAGCCTCGATAATATTCCCCTATCGGAAACATGGAACGCGATGGAAGGGCTCTTGGATACAGGAAAAGTAAAACATATTGGTGTTTCCAATTTTAAAATCAAAAAGCTCAAGGAAATCCTTGTCAACGCCAAGGTGAAACCTGAAGTTAACCAGATCGAAATGCATCCCTTTTTGCCGCAGCAAGGATTGGTGGATTACTGCCAGCGTGAGGAAATCCTACTAACAGCTTATGCACCCCTTGGTGCTGCCTACAGAACAAAGGGACAAGGAGGCGTAGATCTCCCGATTTTATTGGAGCATGAAGCTGTCAAATCCATTGCCAGTAAACTTAATGCAACGCCTGCTCAAGTAGTTTTGACTTGGAATATGCAAAGGGGTATCTCAGTGATCCCCAAGTCGGTAACCCCTTCAAGGATTGAGGAAAACTTTAAGTCAAGCGTGTTGACCTTAAGTCAAGAGGAGATGGATAAGCTCAATCAACTTGAAGGTCCCTATCGATTTACAGATGGCAAGTTATGGACAGCACACAACAGTCCTTATGAATATTCGGATTTTTGGGAGGAATATTCCTGA
- a CDS encoding porin: MAQKAEDSHQKWYENIHIGGYLQVRYNKLYESNSDLNCEQCDENWGAEGGGLSIRRMRFKIYGQISPRVFLYFQPDFSKSIGENIHVARIKDAYMDIGLDTENEYRLRIGQSKVPFGYENMQSSSDRLPLDRNDALNSGVKDERDLGIYFYWAPKEIRQLMKTLKPYKHSGDFGVFAFGIYNGQTANHPDENNSFHVVSRFSYPIQLGSGQIIEPGIQAYSGKYVLPEVSDGVIAKTNHEYIDQRIGSSFVLYPKPFGIQAEYNMGRGPEYDRSSQSIKIKSLDGGYITASYLMSVGEQELIPFVRYQHYEGGKKHELDARSYSVDETEIGIEYHPFEHFELVTVYTMANRRYEDFERPHNHQMGNLIRIQAQVKF; this comes from the coding sequence ATGGCACAGAAAGCGGAAGATAGTCATCAAAAGTGGTATGAAAATATCCACATTGGTGGCTATCTCCAAGTGCGGTACAACAAGCTATATGAAAGCAATTCCGATTTAAATTGCGAACAATGTGATGAAAATTGGGGTGCTGAGGGTGGGGGACTTTCCATTCGAAGGATGCGGTTCAAAATTTATGGCCAAATCAGTCCCCGGGTGTTTTTATATTTCCAACCGGATTTCTCTAAATCCATCGGGGAAAACATCCACGTAGCCCGCATTAAAGATGCGTACATGGATATCGGATTGGATACGGAAAATGAATACCGCCTACGCATTGGGCAAAGCAAAGTGCCTTTTGGTTATGAAAACATGCAATCGAGCAGTGATCGACTCCCATTGGACAGAAATGATGCCTTGAACAGTGGCGTTAAGGATGAGCGGGACTTGGGGATATATTTTTATTGGGCACCAAAGGAAATCAGACAGTTGATGAAAACACTAAAGCCCTACAAGCATTCGGGTGATTTTGGGGTCTTTGCTTTTGGCATCTATAATGGGCAAACGGCCAACCATCCGGATGAGAACAATTCTTTCCATGTGGTATCCCGGTTTTCCTATCCTATCCAACTGGGCTCAGGGCAAATCATAGAACCGGGCATCCAAGCGTATTCGGGAAAGTATGTTCTTCCTGAAGTAAGTGATGGTGTAATCGCCAAAACCAATCATGAATACATCGATCAGCGAATAGGAAGTTCTTTTGTCCTTTATCCAAAACCATTTGGTATCCAAGCAGAGTACAACATGGGGCGGGGGCCTGAATATGATCGATCCTCTCAATCTATAAAGATAAAATCACTCGATGGAGGATACATCACTGCATCTTATTTAATGTCTGTTGGAGAGCAGGAGCTTATCCCGTTTGTCCGGTACCAGCATTACGAGGGGGGCAAAAAGCACGAATTAGATGCCCGAAGTTATTCCGTTGACGAAACGGAAATTGGAATCGAATACCACCCTTTTGAGCATTTTGAACTGGTTACGGTGTACACGATGGCAAATCGGCGGTATGAAGATTTTGAACGACCGCATAACCATCAAATGGGAAACTTGATTAGGATCCAGGCACAAGTGAAGTTTTAG